gccagcttctctctagtccactggttctaattctggttctggcaactttcattcCTTAcactttaattctctctctctctgtcacctaAACTTCCCACAAGTATCCCAGGAactccaagcacacacatacacactgtaccatccaagttaagAACTtccctgtgtgtatgtgtaggtgggttgtatgtgtgtgaactggtgagcatgtgtgtatgtgtgtatatatatatatatatatatatatatatatatatatgtgtgtgtgtgtgtcattgtgtgcataatatatgaattagtgatctgcaTATGTGTACTGAgtgcaggtatggacaattgttttttgtctaacttttggggtgtatagcatatgtgcttgaattggtgatagatatgcatgtgcctaggctggtttggatttgtatgtgcctgagttggtagtgtgtgtgtatgtatacacctaattgatttgtgtgtttgtatatgatcaattgtgtcacaccctcctgtctaacagcgcaatattgagatcctgagagttggcctgaccccacaaaGCAACACCTCTGGCACTCCTTTACAGATGGAATTTAGGTATGTGGGTGCTACTAGGTGCTTGAGGGCTTGtctgccctgcagcaggagcaAGTCCCAAAATATAGGATCCAAACATGTCTCACTCACTATTCATCATATGCACACACTAAACCCAAGAGTTTGCCAGTGAATATTactgcgaagcttcagtccctgatttgattaagTGGAGATTCatcccaattcggtggccaaatctccaaatctgaattgaatcagaggacctttaatctctccaaaatgattcagaaccctccgaattgattcagagagattcggacagattcggcaatttggacgtagatacagctttagatgttttttctccatatctctaggtagcaggggctctgaatgctgcagtgttggggcagatgcagcatccctcagaagcgcggggggctccccagcgcgctcggcagcagacccagaaatggaccagaagcacttctggtccacttcctggtccaccggggagtgctccccaccctggctcGGTGACTAGTGCCTTATGGGTcagggggggcacccggggtccccctgcggctgatcaccgagccagaggggcacttggggggggggagcagcgcactccctgccagacccagaagtgggccgaaaggacttctggtccacttgtgggttcgctgctgagcatgctggagagccccctgtgctcctgtgggacgcttcatgtgccacagcactgcagtgatcacgagccacactggtacctcaaggtatgtagaaaaatcttttaaagctgttcctgtgtccaaatcgctgatttgccaaatcaacatcaaatcttcagattcagatgatgctgaattgaatcagggacagtgatccgaatcaatagatcaaatcactgttcccgattctggctgaatccaaatctgaatcaaatagggcccatttcacacagccctagtaaatatacTCCAGTAACTGCTCTCAGGCACAGCAAAGGCTGAGGGCTCCAGAGCAGAATGAGTTTGGAGATGCCTTAGTGACAGATTTCCAGATTTGGAATATGCCTGTAGAGACAGGTATGCAGGGCATTCTTGGTTTGGGCCTAAGATTTACTGTGAATCATCTTTATTATACTACCATTTGAGGACCATATAAAAGGAAGCTCTTCTTGTGTCAGGCATTGTCTACACATGGAGAGATCTCTGCCCCATTGAGCTTACAATCTAAATGGACAAGGCAGGTACAAGAAGGAGGTGGGTATAACACTATCAGAGGGAACAATGTGATACCTGTATTAATTCCATATTTTTCCCAGGAAGGCCTCTGCTGGGGTTGCTTTGTAGCCCCCCTGTGGGCTGGAGTCTCTGACTGTTTGATTATCTGACTGCTCTTTATAGTGAACTATATCATCGTAGATCTGCTTGACATTAATCTGTAACTTCCTGAATTGATGCATTACCTCTTCCTCAGCCATAAGTGAAGATAGGAATTATACTTTGGTTACTTCATACCCTCCTCCTATCCACCCTAAAACTCAGATTATCCAGCCTGAATAAACCTCCCATGGTCCAGCATGGCTTGTTCAGCTTCTGTGCACCATGACAAGAATCCTACAGCCACCATGCACagagggaaaaggaggaagaatAGAACCATGTGCTACTCAAACTAAGGAACCACAGTATCTAAGTTTTATGTTGAGATTCATGTATAAGTCATCCAAAATGAAACCTCTGGTTTTGGTTTCCTGACCACAAGTGCACGCCAAATTTGGCAAAATCAGTATTTTCCAAATCTTGGTTTTCAGGAAACCACTTgtcagccaggaaaaaaaaagacactccACAAAGGAACATTCTTGACCAACTCTTTCTCTGGATCtatttaaggttttgtttttatttttttaatgcatagaTCATCTTATTGTTTCAAATACAGGATGTATGGTACTAATATGTCATAACATGACAAAGTTTCATGGGTTGGTGTTTGTTAAAATCACATTTTTCTCAACATTTTAGAGAACATTTTCCTTATGATAGACCTCAGGGCATCCTTCACATCCTTGTTCCTCAGACTATAGATCAGGGGGTTCAGCAGGGGGATCACGAGCGTATAGAACACAGAAACAATTTTGGCCTGATTAAGTGAGTCCTTGGATTGGGGGATGGCATAGATACAACTTGCTGTCCCATAGAAAACAGTGACAACAGTAAGGTGAGAAGAGCAAGTAGAAaaggcttttcccctgctctcaGAGGATTTCATTTGAAGGAGGATGGTGATCATGTAGGTGTAAGACACAAGGATGATTAAAGCAGTGGTGATAGCAATAACTGTGGTAAAGATGAAAAGCACCAGCTCTGGAATATATGTATTGGAGCAGGAGAGTTTGATGACAGCTGGGATGTCACAGAAAAAATGATTGATGACACTGGAGCCACAGTAGGATAACCGAAAGGCACCCGTGGTTTGCACTGAGGCACCAGTGATGCCCAAAATATATGATCCAACCACCAACTGGACACGAACCATAGGGGACATGACCACCCTATATAggagtggtttgcagatggccacATATCGATCATATGCCATTGAAGCCAGAAGAAAACACTCCGTGGTTATTAGAGTAGTAAAGAAGAACATTTGAGCCACACAGCCACTGTAAGCTATGGTTTTTCTCTCTGTCAAAAAGATCTCTAGTGCCTTTGGGGCAATGGCCGAGGAGTAACAGAGATCAATGAAAGATAAGTGAGCAAGGAAGTAGTACATGGGAGTATGGAGTTGGGGACTGATTCTGATTAACACCATCATTCCAAGATTCCCCATCACGGTGGTAGCATAGATGAGTAGAAACACCATGCTGATCACAGTCTGAAGCTCTGGGCGGCCTGTGAAACCCAGGAGAATGAACTCTGGCACTGTTGTCTGGTTGTCTTCAGCCATGTGTTCAATACCGATAGTCTATCACAACGAGCTATGTTCACAATTAGAGATAATCTTAATAAGATCTATCTTGGATTCATGATATACTTTTTAATCTTTAGTATTTTAATCACCtgctgttacgcctcagctctgtattcttgggcaactttggcacaggatgcagtctgtctgactcacaaggactcaccccctccctcccctcctctacctaaacaaaactgattaagatgcagtgagagacgcacctaaaactctccagataagggtgataagagtgaaacaactgccctaggtctcatttacatccgagatggaaccagatgaccattcatttacatgagagatggaaaacagaaagcctgaagcagagactgcagtgaattctgggaccagagaagcaggagagcactgcatgatggggaatctgtgcttccaatgttaatcaacccatgttcacacacacccagctcagcatttatcagaccagttctaatctggatttgctaaggactttcccccccccccagacacacacacacacacacacacacacacacacacacacacacacacacacacacacagctctaagtttaataggcatctcgggccgtacattccccggtcccactatgggaggcctatttaaacttgattgactaaaactcggttgccaggttagggaatgctgaggcaagagaccgagtcagagggggtatgggcaacattggaacaatggttaagggttcatcacagcatccagcctgctggagccctaatcccatgtgttgtcatatctttcccgagacgactggtggaagtcctctccacaaaaggttatgagcacctcaataattgctttaaatctggaaaagtcatgctaagctgaggcttgtgcacaacatgtaaaaatccaaaatcctgatgctgcaagctatctattgttcctgaagaaaccatgagatatcccatcagtatatctgccatccatagaaatttcaagctggctcccaagtatttgggttactccctaatcttaagtttttcctgattatcaatcagtttcttgagatggtccaaaccagataacccttgtcaatagaaaagacaatgatttacactactgagggtgctttgaagcagctgaactgagggtataaaaatctgtaagtgtgtgtgcttaaaggatagagagaaaagaaaaagaagaagaagcaggaggaaagaaggaaaaggaaagaagaagaaaactcctgtgctgacaccatcccctgtcattcttgggacgctggaagagcagatcgtctctctcttcaaggattgtgctacggactgggcctgtcagctttgcagcctgagtaccgtggactaggtgagaccccagagttctctctcttctgcctaggcataaacttctgaacctgaactgtatcagttaagcttgagctaagtttccccaaatacttagtgaaaccaggatagtattgtcattgtttgtttttgtttttcttttgcatgtctattactactagtactattatatatttcatatgcttagcaataaataacttttatagtcaaactggtagtaattgggtatatttttttcttctctgcttctttttcctcccgtgctctgcaacaacgcttcttttacctatgctaaagatccctgtgaagcctaaattattgtggggtctgctcatcaagaggccaaagattgggacgtgctgagtttgaaacacataaggggatcagcttgtacaggctgattaaCCCAGTTTGAcacagacgtgcccttatgaactgaatgctggcccatgagggtgtcagctggacacccagccggattcagagggattctgtttacctgtgtgcttgtgtctgactgcattttattgttgctcttatgaactgattcttggcatatgagggtgtcagcctgtccatgctgatcagcccggccaggtcaggtgtgtcacgttaatttgtgtgtgtttgtgtgtatgattgatttggtgactggaggaacccagtcccattgagattgagtcctgcaagacagctccactgggggtgagggcttgcagaagggagaaatacagctccgtatagtaacacaagcagcacattgacagaatcaccaagaccctagaaactatccctaataaatgagcacaccccaaagtaatgggcaaatttggtaacactgcCTAAATGCTCGTTatcttgtgtatatatatttatatctgtAAGGACTACAAATGTATTATTGATACCTAATCAAAGGTAATTTTGAGTGCTATGTGGAGATAGAAACTTTGAGCAACAGTGTACTAGGGATCCACAAACTATGCACCTTAAGATCTCTCTCATTTGTAGGTTCAATCTGGTGGACTTTCTCAGTGGTCCTCTTGAATCCTATTCATCCTGGATATCTCAGTTGGTTCCATTCTTTGAGTATCCAATTAAGTTCCTAACTCTCCACCTGTTCCAGATAAGGGTTCTTAGGGTGGCATCCTGTCCCTTTCCTGGTCACTTGGAGGGTGTATATTTGTTTTTCTATAGAGTATTTTGGTATGGATGTCCTCAGGAATATTCTATTCCTGGATGCATAGTCCTTGCATGCTCAGCTAGCTATGTAGTCATGTCAACTGATCATGTGCAGTAGCAGTCTCTTACACACAAATATTATGCATGTGTACCAGACTTTAATACCTAAAACTGGAATAATCCAGAACCCATGACTATTGGGCTTGGCTAATGAATGAGAAgtactgcatgcatgcatgcagttttGGTCCCCATAGCTCAGTGGCTACAATGTTCATCTGGGATGCTGGATATGCTGAGTTCtaggtcccctgccacccagagGGAGGTTTGAAGAAGGGCTTCTTGTACTTACCAGCATGTCACTCTGACCACAGGTGAGGTTGTCATTTACCTGGGATACTGGCGGTTCTGGGGGTATATACTAGGAAACAAAAGCCCTTTTGCTTTCTAGTGTAGCATTTGAACTATCACATCAAATATAAGTCATTACTCACTGCCGTCTCTGGTATTACCTATGAGGCTGAACCACTAATGCATTCCACAAAAAAATTGCATGGTTGGCAGTACTAGGGTGAACTTCTATGTCAGTGACAGTAAAGGCTCCACCTAGAACATAGGACCACcagtcagtgctgtagcaattGGGGGTCGGGGGGGAGTGGGCAGCAAGGTGACTGCCTCaggtgctgaagtgaaggggtgccaacaggcattgaccagccagggcagggcatgggacagagctacaAGTGTCTCATTTTtttgggcagcagggatggtacaAGGATGGGAGAAgggcagctctcactgctgcatgctcccccgggcaagcatggggggagggggggcatgtgccccccagatctgtgcacagggcgagggcaggttgctgctgtggcctttgccccaggcaccaaacttcattgctaggGCACTACCACCAGCTTCCCAGATGAATGCCTTAGCTATTTCATTATGTAGGGGAAGATATGCTCTCACTCTCTATCAACTTGTTGCTGCCAGTCTGTATGCAAGTATAGTCAGCcgacccgagcagggtgtggggcctagGGCAAATCAGACCATGCATGGCCCTACCCCCTGCTCTGATCCCATGGCCCCAGACTCAAAGAAGCTGCCAGCAGTGAAGTGGTGGGGGCGGGAagtgagcagctggatgcagagctgcAGCACCCGCACCACCTAACCCTATGTCATTTCTTCCAGGATGATGTTTGGTGTCTGCATTAagactggagcagctgcagcagaaggcatgataggctttcttcttcttcttcttcttcttcttcttctcttgaCATGAGTTTCAACTCGCAAAAATAGCCTAACTAGTATTTCCCTAGATGAGAATTACATGAGTATTAACCTTATCCTCAGCCTTGTATGAATGACTTGGGTGCCACACAGAGAAGGAATGGGGTTTTGAAATAAATAAGACATAGAAGGAAAATAACATTTCTGGCAGTACTGTTATTAGCCACTGGTTAAAATTCCCCAGCATTATCATTAATCTCTGGAACTGACTGACACCTGGTACTACTAACGTAGATGTCAACAGATCAGAAATTTGTAATAGCCCAATAACTATCTTTAGGCAGTAGTGATATAGACTATGAAGCCAGATATTTCATTGTATAAACAAATCTGCCCAGATCTGGAAACCTgccccacaaaaaaaccaaaaacaaacataaTTTGTAAACACTCCTATGCTtaatgggttttatttttaacctTTGTTTCCTACTAGTAATTAAACCTTTTAATCCTTTCCCAATGATCAATTAATTGGGTGTGTCTAGatgaaatgctttactgcacatttgactaatctaatgcacagtaaagcatcaccatctacacgtgcacatcaattattgtgcattaaattagtttaatgcactATTTGTGAATACCAATAAATACGGGTCCTAGAAAAACAGTGCACCAACTAATGTGCTGAAGTGCGCATGCAGACCTTGACCAAGAGCAATTTGTTCCCTGTCAGCCAGATCCTATCTGAGCCCCAATctctgcagggttgggggagctgtcccagcgctgggagcagctgcctgccagtcCACAGTGATTAGGGCTGGTCCTGATCGCCAtacagctgggaggcagctggcccCAGAGCCaagacagctctccctgccttgTGGAGTTAGGggctgggccctgtgccccctgccagcccaaggttggcacccaggggagcctggagttaACCTTGGCTgctggagggcagagcagggcagaaacagccctggactgaactggtCCCGTATGAAGCAAATTTGGTCCTGAGAGGCACACATTCTGATGCATGCCTGGATGCAGTTTAATATGCCTTCATTTTCtgtacattaattgcatgtgtagatgtgtccattgtTTTTAGTTTCCACCTCTAATTGAGAGCATTTGAAACTATTTGCCTACTTTCTAATTCAACTATTCTTACCATATTCCTATTTCTCATTGTCTAATAAGTTGAAACATATTTTTAACAGTTGCAAGAAATTGGCTTTTCTACTGTGAATCATCCCAGATATTGCCTTCTCCTCCTACCAGTGATCTTCCCTTCTTGCTCACCAAATTAGTATATGTTCAAAATAACAGTTAATATGAGCTAATCTAACACCCATCactgggacttaaaaaaaatccaacacagTTCTAGAACTGGGGAAAATGACACGATTACTTGAGCCAAACAGAGATTCTTTAGAAAATCCAACCTTAGAAACCACAATAAAAGGAGCATAAACTATAGCTGGCATTAGGGAAAAAAGGACATTCAGGTGATTCTAAATGGCTCATATAGAGAATGCAGCTAAGGCATACAAGTTTCTGTTGTCAATGGCACACAAAGAAATAATATAGCTAGTTTCATGCCTATTTTTTCCTCCTAACCCAATTGACCAGCTATATGAACTGAAGGTGTCCTTTGGCACAGGTACAAAGTAACACTTGAACTCTTACCTCCAGGACTGTAGCTAGATGTACCACTGACCCAGTCTCCCTAAAATAGACATTCAGAGACATAAATTGGATTTTGAAGAACAGCTGAAGATAGAATATAAAATAAATCCTTTTGGAAGTAGGAAGCATACAAGACTATTAAGCAGACTTCTGGAATATCAAGGGGTAAAAGGGAACAATTATGAAGGAAAGCAGTCCTAATAGAGATGTTGAAGGAATTCTTAATTTAAAATGGAGGATGCTGGATTTATTCTTTTCTAGTGCCCTGTCTCAGAACAGTACAGAAAAGGCAAGTCAGGTCCTCTAATTTCCCTTATCTGATAATGTAAGAATGATGGCTGAGGATGGGGAGACATTTGTTGTTAGAGAAAAACATCAAATTCAATATGGAAGACAGAAAAGACCAATTTACATAACATACAACAAAATGGGTAACTaaacaaactaaaaacaaaacaggtaAATGAGGTTAAACAAGCAAAATGGGTAACTGAGGTGAAGCACTCAGTAGAACTAACAGAACAGTGAATAATTGCATATATAACAAACACAATCTGCATTCTTTTAGAAAGTCTGTtggcagaaaaaaatgttctacTGTGGCAAGGTATAAAAATCAAAAGTCCACCTAAGCCTGGCAGCCCATCTGGTCAAGACATGCCAGATGTCACAGTGAACACACCGAATTCGAGCAGTGTGCCTGGTATCTCATCTTGCTGCCTTTGACTCCTTACCCTGGATGACCTACCACTGCCTAGGGGTAGGCAGCATGGCAACCTTTGTCATGAGTTTGGCATAGATTCGTACTTATGTTTTTGAATCTGCTAAGAAACACTTTAACTACTGGCCCAGAGAGAAGGCTAAAGTCACATGGGAGGCACTTTAGATTGCCCACTGGGCCCGGTAGCCTCCTCTTTTATCCAGCATATCCATCTAACCTGCTAAGCCCCAGGCCCTAGCAAGGCTTGCTTCTCCCTGGCCCTAGTCTGACTTTCACCTGTTTTAGGCTTCAGCTCCTTTCCAGACTTTAGCAACCCTTTGCTTAACTCTGACTTTGTCCTCCCAAGTGTGGCAGACTCCAACAAACACTTTATCTACTGGCCACCATGTCTGCCACCCACATCCAAGAGCACCACTAACTTTTCGTATGTGTATGTTACAGCATCAATTCCCATAGCCAAATTCTTTATACCTCTGTTTGAAGGATCTAGTGCTGATGGTTGTAACAAGAAGGACACTTGTGCAGTTGTATGTGACACTGTCCACATACCAATGGCTTTCTGGCAGAAATATTTGTCTCCTAGAAGGAATATTTCCATGAAGTATATATCTGATACTGCATGATGATAAATAGAACTGAtcaggaaacttttttttccctacccccctccctcccacaaaaggaagaaagaaagaaagaatctgGCAGTCAAAacgtttttgtttgttttgttttgttgctgttattTTACTTCAAATTGTACCtgagaaaaaaaagatgtttcagaAATTTCATTTTAGAattaacccccccctccccaaacaaattgtatgtgtgtggggggggggggggaaggtggttGACAGAAACACAAAAATCCCTGACAAACAGATGCTTTTCTTGAAGCCAGTGCTG
This genomic window from Alligator mississippiensis isolate rAllMis1 chromosome 2, rAllMis1, whole genome shotgun sequence contains:
- the LOC102560932 gene encoding olfactory receptor 1052-like produces the protein MLLLLRKKYTQLLTIGIEHMAEDNQTTVPEFILLGFTGRPELQTVISMVFLLIYATTVMGNLGMMVLIRISPQLHTPMYYFLAHLSFIDLCYSSAIAPKALEIFLTERKTIAYSGCVAQMFFFTTLITTECFLLASMAYDRYVAICKPLLYRVVMSPMVRVQLVVGSYILGITGASVQTTGAFRLSYCGSSVINHFFCDIPAVIKLSCSNTYIPELVLFIFTTVIAITTALIILVSYTYMITILLQMKSSESRGKAFSTCSSHLTVVTVFYGTASCIYAIPQSKDSLNQAKIVSVFYTLVIPLLNPLIYSLRNKDVKDALRSIIRKMFSKMLRKM